The following are encoded in a window of Rissa tridactyla isolate bRisTri1 chromosome 3, bRisTri1.patW.cur.20221130, whole genome shotgun sequence genomic DNA:
- the CCR6 gene encoding C-C chemokine receptor type 6, giving the protein MNFTELPITDYSYYPDYAYLITEPCSKLEVRNFTKAFLPVVYSLIFIIGLVGNIFVVMTFALYERAKSMTDVYLFNMAIADILFVLTLPLWAVYYAADKWIFGDFICKITRGIYAINFSCGMLLLAFISVDRYIAIVQATKSFKLRARTLAYSKLICLAVWVSSILISSSSFLYSESYSFSINETKEICDHRFDRRSESTMLKSLLLYLQVGFGFFIPFIFMIFCYTFIVKSLEQAQNSKRNKAIRVIVLIVTVFLVCQVPYNIVLLVTAINMGKTGKSCESDKIMAYVKYTTEAIAFLHCCVNPVLYAFIGVKFRSYFVKIMKDLWCMRYKKYKKRSSRINSDVYHSRQTSEILTDNGSSFTI; this is encoded by the exons ATGAATTTT ACAGAACTTCCTATCACAGATTATTCATATTATCCAGACTATGCTTACCTAATCACCGAACCTTGTTCTAAGTTGGAAGTCAGGAACTTCACAAAAGCATTTCTGCCAGTTGTGTATTCGTTGATTTTTATCATCGGCCTAGTTGGTAACATCTTCGTAGTGATGACCTTTGCTTTATATGAAAGAGCCAAGTCCATGACGGATGTGTACCTCTTCAACATGGCCATAGCAGACATACTGTTTGTTCTCACTCTTCCACTGTGGGCAGTGTATTACGCTGCTGACAAATGGATTTTCGgtgatttcatttgcaaaattacCAGAGGTATCTATGCAATCAACTTCAGCTGTGGAATGCTGCTTTTGGCTTTTATCAGCGTGGACCGGTACATTGCTATTGTACAGGCAACAAAGTCATTTAAACTCAGGGCAAGAACACTTGCATATAGTAAACTCATTTGTTTGGCTGTGTGGGTATCATCAATTTTAATCTCTAGTTCCTCTTTTCTATACAGTGAAAGTTACAGCTTCTCCATCAATGAAACCAAAGAGATTTGTGATCACAGATTTGACAGAAGGTCTGAAAGCACAATGCTGAAATCACTGCTGCTGTACCTACAAGTTGGATTTGGATTTTTTATACCTTTCATATTCATGATTTTTTGCTATACATTCATTGTGAAATCCTTAGAACAAGCTCAGaattccaaaagaaacaaagcaatccGTGTCATTGTATTAATTGTAACTGTTTTCCTAGTTTGCCAGGTACCTTATAATATCGTTCTTCTTGTGACAGCCATAAATATGGGCAAGACAGGCAAATCTTGTGAGAGTGACAAGATAATGGCCTATGTAAAATACACCACTGAAGCCATAGCATTTTTACACTGTTGCGTGAACCCTGTGCTCTATGCATTTATTGGAGTGAAGTTCAGAAGTTATTTTGTGAAGATAATGAAGGACCTATGGTGCATGAGATACAAGAAATACAAGAAACGTAGTTCAAGGATAAACTCTGATGTTTATCATTCGAGACAGACTAGTGAAATTCTGACTGACAATGGATCTTCTTTTACTATATAA